A single window of Psychromonas ingrahamii 37 DNA harbors:
- the uvrC gene encoding excinuclease ABC subunit UvrC → MSDFCPTDFLKTVTSEPGVYRMFNQQKVIYVGKAKNLKKRLSSYFSLTQKHPKTLALVSHIDRIEVTVTHTETEALILEHNFIKRYKPHYNVLLRDDKSYPYLFLSDHKHPQLTLVRTQNSKRKGTYFGPYPSGGAVRESLHLMQKLFPIRQCEDSYYSNRSRPCLQYQLKRCLAPCVNAMPESEYQHQVELASAFLQGKSQNVINQLVDEMEVASQTLEFEKAAVRRDQIQSLKKVQEQQWVSGDIEQLDVVGFSYEQGFASIHLLFVRQGRILGSRNYFPKIPKNSSKDEVLSAFLSQFYLSGQNGRAIPREILLSDDFAERAIFTDLFTEYCGYKTALKVDVRGERARFVKLAQKNAQIALQSHLSQKNNILKRYQLLEAKLDLSKPILRMECYDISHMMGEKTVASCVVFNREGEKKSDYRRFNITGITPGDDYAAMGQVLARRFKALQETENIPDIIFIDGGVGQLNQAENIISSLEENFKDKYPLLIGIAKGEGRKPGLETLILAGTHEIIELSSDSPALHLIQQIRDESHRFAIMGHRQQRDKTRRTSTLENISGVGTKRRQALLNHLGGLQGVMSASIDELQKIPGISASLAETIYEALHN, encoded by the coding sequence ATGAGTGATTTTTGCCCGACCGATTTTTTAAAAACGGTCACCTCTGAACCGGGTGTCTACCGCATGTTTAACCAACAAAAAGTGATTTATGTTGGTAAAGCAAAAAACCTGAAAAAACGCCTCAGCAGTTATTTTAGCCTTACCCAAAAACACCCTAAAACATTAGCGCTGGTCAGTCATATTGACAGAATTGAAGTGACGGTCACGCACACTGAAACTGAAGCACTGATCCTCGAACACAACTTTATCAAGCGTTACAAGCCTCATTATAATGTGTTGTTACGTGATGATAAGTCTTATCCTTACCTGTTTTTAAGTGACCATAAACATCCACAACTGACTTTAGTGCGTACCCAAAATAGTAAACGAAAAGGGACCTATTTTGGCCCCTATCCGAGTGGTGGGGCGGTGAGAGAAAGTCTGCATTTAATGCAAAAACTGTTTCCAATACGTCAATGTGAAGACAGTTATTACAGCAATCGCTCCCGTCCCTGTCTGCAGTATCAATTAAAACGTTGTCTTGCGCCCTGCGTCAATGCGATGCCGGAATCTGAATATCAGCACCAAGTTGAATTAGCCAGTGCCTTCTTACAAGGTAAAAGTCAAAATGTGATAAATCAGCTGGTTGATGAAATGGAAGTGGCAAGTCAGACCCTTGAATTTGAGAAAGCAGCGGTGCGACGCGATCAAATCCAATCCTTAAAAAAAGTGCAGGAACAGCAATGGGTCAGCGGTGATATTGAACAGTTAGATGTTGTCGGTTTCAGTTATGAGCAAGGTTTTGCCAGTATACACCTACTGTTTGTCCGTCAGGGGCGAATATTAGGTAGCCGTAATTATTTTCCTAAAATCCCCAAAAACTCGAGTAAAGATGAAGTGTTAAGCGCTTTTTTAAGCCAGTTTTATCTGTCCGGGCAAAATGGACGCGCAATACCAAGGGAAATTTTGCTCAGTGATGATTTTGCTGAACGTGCTATTTTTACTGATTTATTTACTGAATATTGTGGCTATAAAACAGCATTAAAAGTAGATGTGCGTGGTGAGCGTGCGAGGTTTGTCAAACTGGCACAAAAAAATGCCCAAATAGCATTACAGAGCCATCTCAGCCAAAAAAACAACATATTAAAGCGTTATCAGCTGCTGGAGGCGAAATTGGACTTAAGTAAACCGATTTTGCGCATGGAATGTTATGATATTTCGCATATGATGGGGGAAAAAACAGTCGCATCCTGTGTTGTGTTTAATCGTGAGGGGGAAAAAAAATCTGATTACCGTCGTTTTAATATTACTGGTATTACGCCTGGCGATGACTATGCGGCAATGGGACAAGTGCTAGCGCGACGTTTTAAAGCGCTGCAGGAGACAGAAAACATTCCTGATATTATTTTTATCGACGGGGGGGTGGGGCAATTAAACCAAGCTGAAAATATTATTAGCTCTCTTGAAGAAAACTTTAAAGATAAATACCCGTTATTGATAGGTATTGCCAAAGGCGAAGGCCGTAAGCCTGGCTTAGAAACACTTATTTTAGCCGGAACCCACGAAATTATTGAATTGAGCAGTGATTCACCTGCGCTGCATTTAATACAGCAAATTCGTGATGAATCGCATCGTTTTGCGATTATGGGGCATCGCCAGCAACGTGATAAAACAAGAAGAACAAGTACATTAGAAAATATCAGTGGAGTAGGCACTAAACGTCGTCAGGCGTTATTAAACCACTTAGGGGGATTACAGGGTGTTATGTCCGCAAGTATTGACGAATTGCAAAAAATTCCCGGCATAAGCGCTTCATTAGCTGAAACAATTTATGAAGCTTTGCATAATTAA
- a CDS encoding LPS-assembly lipoprotein LptE: protein MQSTVRTFFYTKISLILLSALFISGCGFHLKNNNGLIEKYPKIYLQSNDTNGQLARFIKIRLRGAGIQIMNQPEANVAILKVSPDRQSSRIISLYVNAQNAEKEISYNVNYSIQSPGYQTQDFSVNLYRDFTENASQALAKSREAEILTKELRGIAADSIIATMLSLENKK, encoded by the coding sequence ATGCAGTCCACAGTACGCACATTTTTTTACACTAAAATAAGCTTAATCTTATTATCTGCTTTATTTATTAGCGGTTGTGGTTTTCATTTAAAGAACAATAATGGTCTTATTGAAAAATACCCCAAAATTTACTTACAAAGTAATGATACAAATGGTCAACTAGCACGTTTTATTAAAATCCGTTTACGGGGTGCCGGCATTCAAATAATGAATCAGCCGGAAGCCAATGTTGCCATATTAAAAGTCTCCCCAGATCGCCAATCATCACGCATCATTTCTCTCTATGTTAACGCGCAGAATGCAGAAAAAGAGATAAGTTATAATGTTAACTATTCAATTCAATCTCCCGGTTACCAAACCCAAGACTTTTCGGTAAATCTATATCGTGACTTTACTGAGAATGCTTCACAAGCGCTCGCAAAATCACGCGAAGCGGAAATATTAACCAAAGAATTGCGCGGTATTGCTGCTGACAGTATTATTGCCACTATGCTCAGCCTAGAAAATAAAAAATAA
- the arcA gene encoding two-component system response regulator ArcA, protein MSTANILIVEDELVTRNMLKSVFEAEGYNVLEANDGNEMHQAIKENNINLIIMDINLPGKNGLLLARELREHENIALIFLTGRDNEVDKILGLEIGADDYITKPFNPRELTIRTRNLLTRTMQDNIYFEETGKKVENYKFNGWTLEIESRSLISPDGNICKLPRSEFRAILHFIENPGKIQTRADLLMKMTGRELKAQDRTVDVTIRRIRKHFESIPDAPEIIATIHGEGYRFCGDVE, encoded by the coding sequence ATGTCAACCGCAAACATACTTATTGTTGAAGATGAGTTAGTCACACGTAACATGTTAAAAAGTGTTTTTGAAGCAGAAGGATATAATGTTTTGGAAGCGAATGATGGTAATGAGATGCACCAGGCCATCAAGGAAAATAATATTAACTTGATTATTATGGATATTAATTTACCTGGTAAAAATGGTCTGTTATTAGCGCGAGAGTTACGTGAACATGAAAATATTGCGCTTATTTTTTTAACGGGTCGTGATAATGAAGTTGATAAAATACTGGGATTGGAAATTGGTGCCGATGATTACATCACTAAACCTTTTAATCCTCGTGAATTAACCATACGTACACGAAACCTGTTAACACGTACTATGCAAGATAATATTTATTTTGAAGAAACAGGTAAAAAAGTAGAAAATTACAAATTTAACGGTTGGACACTTGAAATAGAAAGTCGCTCACTGATTAGCCCTGATGGTAATATCTGTAAATTACCACGCAGTGAATTCAGAGCTATATTACATTTCATTGAAAATCCGGGAAAAATTCAAACACGCGCAGATTTATTAATGAAAATGACCGGACGAGAATTAAAAGCACAGGATCGTACTGTTGACGTTACTATCCGCCGTATCCGCAAACATTTTGAGAGTATTCCTGATGCACCTGAAATTATTGCGACCATTCATGGTGAAGGTTACCGCTTCTGTGGTGATGTAGAATAA
- the pgsA gene encoding CDP-diacylglycerol--glycerol-3-phosphate 3-phosphatidyltransferase, with product MLNIPNLLTGFRLFLIPIFVFFYFSPFNWGELIAAFLFLTAGITDYLDGYLARKLDQQTAFGAFLDPVADKIMVAVALVMIVEHYAVIWITIPAMVMICREIIISALREWMAELGERSSVAVSWIGKVKTVAQMTALFLLIWQHSIVMEWLGFIALYIATGLTLWSMVVYLRAAWPALSKNSL from the coding sequence ATGTTAAACATCCCAAATTTATTAACGGGTTTTCGACTTTTCTTAATCCCCATTTTTGTATTTTTTTATTTTTCACCCTTTAACTGGGGTGAGTTAATTGCAGCTTTTCTTTTTTTAACCGCTGGAATAACGGATTATTTAGATGGTTACCTCGCTAGAAAACTCGATCAGCAGACTGCTTTTGGTGCTTTTTTGGATCCTGTGGCCGATAAAATAATGGTGGCGGTGGCATTAGTGATGATCGTGGAACACTACGCTGTTATCTGGATAACCATTCCTGCGATGGTTATGATCTGCCGAGAAATAATCATTTCTGCTCTTCGAGAGTGGATGGCAGAACTTGGGGAAAGATCCAGCGTTGCTGTTTCATGGATCGGCAAAGTAAAAACAGTTGCTCAGATGACTGCACTTTTTTTACTGATTTGGCAGCATTCAATCGTCATGGAGTGGTTAGGTTTCATCGCTTTATATATAGCAACCGGATTAACACTTTGGTCGATGGTTGTCTATTTGCGCGCGGCATGGCCAGCACTGAGTAAAAATTCACTATAA
- a CDS encoding GlsB/YeaQ/YmgE family stress response membrane protein, producing the protein MSLIAFLIIGCVAGWLAGQLTKGSGFGLIGNIAIGVVGSFIGGFTFRLLGLHSGSFIGSIVTATVGAVILLYIVRLAKS; encoded by the coding sequence GTGTCATTAATCGCATTTTTAATTATTGGATGTGTTGCCGGCTGGTTAGCGGGTCAACTAACAAAAGGCTCGGGTTTTGGTCTGATCGGGAATATCGCTATTGGTGTTGTTGGATCATTTATTGGTGGCTTTACCTTTAGACTACTGGGTCTACATTCAGGGAGCTTTATTGGTTCAATCGTTACAGCGACGGTTGGGGCGGTCATTTTGCTTTACATTGTCCGTTTGGCTAAGTCATAG
- a CDS encoding EAL domain-containing protein, with product MNSFGLLTLTQNAALLLAMFFIYDMAAFRNRTVFGFYWAIFTGIALGLIGIIIMLTPWEYAPGIIVDSRAVLLGISGLFFGTIPTLIAMVITATLRLFQGGGAAVIGVLVIITSGTLGIAWRYYRPHPLSELSFREIYLFGVIIHGVMLALTFIFPWEMTLAVLSNISLPVLLLYPLITALLGMLFVQRLRRNQSTDALKESEFLFRSQFDLGSIGIAITYPGKGWLRVNPRLCEILGYREEELLLLNWSELTHPDDRHLDLYQYDQMLTGEEDGYSLDKRFIRKDGESVYVHMTISCYRVDGAVQFVIAGILDSSERKHAEDKIRGRKEQLLSVLSGSELGFWDWNIEANTVHRNARWAEMLGYRFEDIQNDTSINLDSVHPNDCGRVWQSVTDHLEGRTAQHKIEYRMRTRQGEYKWILDCAKIVNYGEDQQPLRMSGTHTDITKRKLAEESMQLASMVYQNSREAMTVTDSNGNIITTNPAFTEMTGYSADEITGKSHTFIVSKQQDKRVYQRMELALNSTGHWRGEVSCRHKNGENYMALLGINSIYNEDRSVHRRVAQFSDITERKKSEKIIWKQANFDNLTGLSNRQMFHDQLLHEKNKAQRRGLNVGLLFLDLDRFKAVNDTLGHNMGDQLLIDVAQRLRNCVRKRDLVSRFGGDEFTVIIGGLKNTQSVERVAQKILCELAEPFLLGEQNVYITPSIGITFYPKDGEATEMLLKNADQAMYSAKEKGRNCYHYFTNSMQEQVERGGQLANDLRYALKKNQLELYYQPIVALGTGQIRKAEALIRWHHPELGMVSPAEFIPIAEETGTIVEIGDWVFRQAADQVAHWRREYQNDFQVSINKSPVQFREGGSDITSWLEHLLALGLPGQAVVIEITEGLLLDGSSRIVIDKLLAFRDSGIEVSLDDFGTGYSSMSYLRKFHIDNLKIDQSFVRNLKVDSDDMILCEAIIIMAHKLGMQVIAEGIENEEQRRLLSAAGCDYGQGYLFAKPLPEKDFSCLLLRHIHVA from the coding sequence ATGAACTCTTTTGGGCTTCTCACGTTGACTCAGAATGCCGCCTTATTATTGGCTATGTTTTTCATCTATGATATGGCAGCTTTTCGGAACCGTACCGTATTCGGCTTTTACTGGGCTATTTTTACCGGTATTGCGTTGGGATTGATAGGTATTATCATCATGCTAACACCCTGGGAGTATGCGCCGGGTATTATAGTTGATAGTCGCGCGGTGTTGCTTGGGATCTCCGGATTATTTTTTGGCACTATACCTACGTTAATTGCTATGGTGATAACCGCTACATTGCGCCTGTTTCAGGGGGGCGGAGCTGCTGTGATCGGCGTTTTAGTGATTATAACGTCGGGCACTCTTGGCATCGCCTGGCGCTATTATCGTCCGCATCCTTTGTCAGAGTTATCGTTCCGCGAAATTTACCTGTTTGGGGTCATTATCCATGGGGTGATGTTAGCCCTAACCTTTATTTTTCCTTGGGAAATGACACTGGCGGTACTCTCCAATATTAGCCTGCCGGTACTGCTACTTTACCCTTTAATAACAGCTTTACTGGGGATGTTGTTTGTCCAGCGACTGCGACGTAACCAAAGTACAGATGCGCTAAAGGAAAGTGAATTTCTGTTTCGCTCCCAATTTGATTTAGGCAGTATTGGTATTGCCATTACCTATCCAGGCAAAGGCTGGTTAAGGGTAAACCCAAGGCTTTGTGAAATACTTGGTTACCGCGAAGAAGAACTGCTTCTGCTGAACTGGTCTGAGCTGACTCACCCTGATGATCGGCATCTTGATTTATACCAATATGACCAGATGCTGACGGGAGAAGAAGATGGTTATTCACTGGACAAACGTTTTATCCGTAAGGATGGGGAGAGCGTTTATGTCCATATGACTATTTCCTGCTATCGGGTTGATGGAGCCGTCCAATTTGTGATTGCCGGCATCTTAGATTCCTCTGAGAGGAAGCATGCCGAAGATAAAATACGGGGGAGAAAAGAGCAGCTTCTTTCCGTTTTGTCAGGCAGTGAGCTCGGGTTCTGGGACTGGAATATAGAAGCCAATACAGTGCATCGAAATGCTCGCTGGGCAGAAATGCTAGGGTACCGCTTTGAAGATATTCAGAACGACACAAGCATCAACCTTGATAGTGTTCATCCCAATGATTGTGGGAGAGTCTGGCAATCAGTGACTGACCACTTGGAAGGGCGAACTGCGCAACACAAAATTGAATACCGTATGCGTACCAGACAGGGAGAGTACAAGTGGATCCTGGATTGCGCCAAAATAGTTAACTACGGCGAGGATCAGCAGCCATTACGTATGAGTGGGACGCATACCGATATCACCAAACGTAAACTCGCTGAGGAGTCGATGCAATTGGCCTCAATGGTTTATCAAAACAGCCGTGAGGCAATGACCGTTACCGACAGCAATGGCAATATCATTACCACCAACCCGGCGTTTACGGAAATGACGGGCTATAGTGCTGATGAGATAACCGGTAAGAGCCATACCTTCATTGTTTCCAAGCAGCAGGATAAGCGGGTTTATCAACGCATGGAGCTCGCCCTAAACAGTACCGGTCACTGGCGGGGGGAGGTCAGTTGCCGCCATAAAAATGGTGAAAACTATATGGCCTTGTTGGGGATCAATTCCATTTATAATGAGGATAGATCAGTTCACCGCCGGGTTGCGCAGTTCTCTGATATTACCGAGAGGAAAAAATCTGAAAAAATCATCTGGAAACAAGCGAACTTCGATAATTTAACTGGGCTTTCCAATCGCCAGATGTTCCATGACCAGTTGCTTCATGAAAAGAATAAAGCACAGCGTAGAGGCCTCAACGTTGGCTTATTGTTTCTCGATCTTGATCGCTTTAAGGCAGTCAACGATACCCTAGGTCATAATATGGGCGATCAGCTTCTGATCGATGTTGCACAACGCCTGCGTAACTGTGTACGGAAAAGAGATCTAGTATCACGCTTTGGAGGGGACGAATTTACCGTAATTATTGGTGGGTTGAAAAACACACAAAGTGTTGAGCGTGTCGCACAAAAAATCCTGTGCGAATTAGCCGAGCCATTCTTGCTGGGTGAGCAAAATGTTTATATTACACCAAGCATCGGCATAACTTTCTATCCGAAAGATGGGGAGGCAACCGAAATGCTGTTAAAAAATGCCGATCAAGCTATGTATTCGGCCAAGGAAAAAGGGCGAAACTGTTACCACTATTTTACCAACTCTATGCAGGAACAGGTAGAACGTGGGGGGCAACTGGCAAACGATCTACGCTATGCACTGAAAAAGAACCAGCTGGAGCTTTACTATCAGCCGATCGTGGCGTTAGGGACAGGTCAGATCCGTAAAGCTGAGGCTTTGATCCGCTGGCATCACCCTGAACTCGGTATGGTGAGCCCTGCAGAATTTATCCCCATTGCCGAAGAAACCGGCACGATTGTTGAAATAGGTGACTGGGTATTCCGCCAGGCAGCCGATCAGGTTGCCCACTGGCGTCGTGAGTATCAGAATGACTTTCAGGTAAGTATCAACAAATCCCCGGTACAGTTCCGTGAGGGGGGGAGTGACATTACCAGCTGGTTGGAACATCTGTTGGCACTCGGTCTGCCCGGGCAGGCGGTGGTTATTGAGATCACCGAAGGTCTTCTACTTGATGGCAGTAGTAGGATAGTGATCGACAAGCTGCTGGCGTTCCGTGATTCCGGTATTGAGGTGTCACTTGATGATTTTGGTACTGGCTATTCATCGATGTCCTATCTCAGAAAATTTCATATCGACAACCTCAAAATAGATCAATCCTTCGTGCGCAATCTTAAAGTGGATTCCGATGACATGATACTCTGTGAAGCTATCATTATTATGGCACACAAGCTGGGTATGCAAGTGATCGCTGAAGGGATCGAAAATGAGGAGCAGCGGCGTTTACTAAGTGCCGCCGGGTGTGATTACGGACAGGGTTATTTGTTTGCTAAACCGCTACCAGAAAAGGACTTCAGCTGCTTGTTGCTGCGTCATATTCATGTGGCGTGA
- the uvrY gene encoding UvrY/SirA/GacA family response regulator transcription factor, whose amino-acid sequence MINILLVDDHELVRTGICRIIDDVRGMKVIGEAQSGEEAVKWCRKNHPDVVLMDINMPGMGGLDAMHKILRINEDLKIIMLTMHTENPFPSKVMQAGASGYISKSAGPDEVLNAIRLVHSGQRYLAPEIAQKIALSQLSPTADDPFSVLSERELQIMMMITKGQRVVDISEQLGLSPKTINSYRYRLFDKLDVKGDVGLTHLAIRYGMLDTAML is encoded by the coding sequence GTGATAAATATCCTGTTGGTTGATGACCATGAATTAGTTCGTACAGGGATTTGCCGTATCATTGATGATGTTCGAGGCATGAAAGTTATTGGAGAAGCACAAAGTGGTGAAGAGGCCGTAAAATGGTGCCGAAAAAATCACCCCGATGTTGTGTTAATGGATATTAATATGCCAGGGATGGGTGGTTTAGATGCAATGCACAAAATTTTGCGTATCAATGAAGATTTAAAAATCATTATGCTAACAATGCATACCGAGAATCCTTTCCCCTCAAAAGTAATGCAGGCAGGTGCGTCCGGTTACATAAGTAAATCTGCCGGCCCCGATGAAGTATTAAACGCGATCCGTTTGGTGCATTCCGGGCAACGTTATTTGGCGCCTGAAATTGCACAGAAAATAGCACTTTCACAACTGTCTCCGACTGCGGATGATCCATTTAGCGTGCTATCAGAAAGAGAGTTACAAATTATGATGATGATAACCAAGGGGCAGCGTGTGGTGGATATATCGGAGCAACTTGGTTTAAGCCCAAAAACAATTAATAGCTACCGCTATCGTTTGTTTGATAAACTCGATGTAAAGGGTGACGTTGGTTTGACTCATTTGGCGATACGTTATGGCATGCTTGATACAGCTATGCTGTAA
- the leuS gene encoding leucine--tRNA ligase, which yields MQELYNPKEIEKKFQTNWDENQSFKATEDPSKEKYYCLSMFPYPSGKLHMGHVRNYTIGDVISRYQRMQGKNVMQPMGWDAFGLPAENAAIKNNTAPAGWTYENIAYMKTQLKQLGFGYDWSRELATCQPEYYRWEQWFFTKLVEKDLVYKKMATVNWDPVDQTVLANEQVIDGRGWRSGALVEQKEIPQWFIKITAYAQELLDDLDKLDEWPEQVRTMQRNWIGRSEGVEMDFKVSGKEESFSVYTTRPDTVMGVTYVAVAAQHPLALEAAKNNPTLAAFCKKCKNVKLAEAEIATMAKEGVDTGFKAIHPISGLEVPIWTANFVLMGYGSGAVMSVPAHDQRDYEFAKKYDLTIKAVIKPANTDLDISVEAYTEKGVCFDSGEFDGLDFSAAFDAVETKLVAENKGKRQVNFRLRDWGVSRQRYWGTPIPMLNLEDGSVVPVPENELPVILPEDVQMNGIVSPIKADPDWAKTTYNGQPATHETDTFDTFMESSWYYARYCSPQSDDAMLDPEKANYWLPVDQYIGGIEHAILHLLYSRFFHKLLRDFGLVDCDEPYKKLLTQGMVLADAYYYEDAKGGKVWIAPTDVETETDEKGKVISAATKDGQTVIYDGMSKMSKSKNNGVDPQVMIDKYGADSVRLFMMFAAPADQTLEWSDSALEGSLRFLKRLWKIAFDHLALGAVADLDLKSHTEAQKTLRRELHKTIAKVTDDIGRRQTFNTAIASVMELMNKLTKTATKTEQDRAILQEALLAITKLLAPITPHICAELFEVLGQTEEILNAPWPTVDESALVEDSKLIVVQVNGKLRAKLTVAADAQQETVQAIAMENENVSKFTDGKTIRKIIFVPGKLLNIVAN from the coding sequence ATGCAAGAGTTATATAATCCTAAAGAGATTGAAAAAAAATTCCAAACTAATTGGGATGAAAACCAGTCATTTAAGGCCACGGAAGACCCCTCTAAAGAAAAATATTACTGCCTTTCCATGTTTCCATACCCAAGTGGCAAACTGCACATGGGTCACGTACGCAATTACACTATCGGTGATGTTATTTCCCGTTACCAACGCATGCAGGGCAAAAATGTAATGCAGCCTATGGGCTGGGATGCCTTTGGTCTGCCCGCTGAAAATGCTGCCATTAAAAATAATACCGCACCAGCAGGTTGGACTTACGAAAATATCGCTTATATGAAAACACAGCTTAAACAGTTAGGTTTTGGTTACGACTGGAGTCGTGAACTGGCCACTTGCCAACCTGAATATTACCGCTGGGAACAATGGTTTTTTACAAAATTGGTTGAAAAAGATCTGGTTTATAAAAAAATGGCCACCGTTAACTGGGATCCTGTTGATCAGACGGTTTTGGCAAATGAACAGGTTATTGACGGTAGAGGCTGGCGCAGCGGTGCATTAGTTGAACAAAAAGAAATACCGCAGTGGTTTATTAAAATAACCGCCTATGCACAAGAATTATTAGACGATTTAGATAAGCTTGACGAATGGCCAGAGCAGGTACGTACTATGCAGCGTAACTGGATTGGACGTTCTGAAGGTGTCGAAATGGACTTTAAAGTAAGTGGAAAAGAAGAAAGTTTTTCTGTTTATACAACACGTCCGGATACCGTCATGGGAGTCACCTATGTCGCGGTTGCCGCGCAACATCCGTTAGCGCTAGAAGCAGCTAAGAATAATCCAACTCTAGCAGCATTTTGTAAAAAATGTAAAAACGTAAAATTAGCAGAAGCTGAAATTGCGACTATGGCCAAAGAAGGTGTCGATACCGGCTTTAAAGCGATTCACCCTATTAGCGGGTTAGAAGTGCCGATTTGGACCGCAAACTTTGTGCTTATGGGTTACGGCTCTGGCGCTGTTATGTCGGTGCCGGCTCATGATCAGCGTGATTATGAATTTGCCAAAAAATACGACCTAACGATTAAAGCGGTAATTAAACCTGCCAATACCGATCTTGATATCTCCGTTGAGGCTTACACTGAAAAAGGTGTTTGTTTTGATTCTGGCGAATTTGATGGTTTAGACTTTAGTGCTGCATTTGATGCCGTAGAAACAAAATTAGTTGCAGAGAATAAAGGCAAGCGTCAAGTAAACTTCCGTTTACGTGATTGGGGTGTTTCACGCCAGCGTTACTGGGGGACCCCGATCCCAATGCTTAACCTGGAAGACGGTTCCGTTGTGCCTGTCCCGGAAAACGAGCTGCCGGTTATTCTGCCTGAAGATGTACAGATGAACGGTATTGTATCCCCCATTAAAGCCGATCCTGACTGGGCTAAAACAACTTATAACGGCCAGCCGGCAACACACGAAACAGATACCTTTGATACCTTTATGGAATCAAGCTGGTACTACGCACGTTACTGCTCACCGCAAAGCGATGATGCTATGTTAGATCCTGAGAAAGCGAATTACTGGCTGCCGGTTGATCAATACATAGGCGGTATTGAACATGCAATATTACATCTTCTATACTCACGCTTCTTTCATAAATTATTACGTGACTTTGGTTTAGTCGATTGTGATGAACCATACAAAAAACTGCTTACTCAAGGCATGGTATTAGCCGACGCTTATTATTATGAAGATGCCAAAGGTGGAAAAGTCTGGATTGCACCCACGGATGTAGAAACTGAAACCGATGAAAAAGGTAAAGTCATTTCTGCCGCCACAAAAGACGGGCAAACAGTCATTTATGACGGCATGAGCAAAATGTCTAAATCTAAAAATAACGGTGTTGACCCTCAGGTGATGATCGATAAATACGGCGCAGACAGTGTGCGTTTATTTATGATGTTTGCCGCACCTGCTGATCAAACATTAGAATGGTCAGACTCAGCCCTTGAAGGTTCTCTGCGTTTCTTAAAACGTTTATGGAAAATTGCTTTTGACCACTTGGCATTGGGCGCTGTTGCCGATTTAGATCTTAAATCACACACAGAAGCACAAAAAACACTGCGCCGCGAACTACATAAAACAATTGCAAAAGTGACCGATGATATCGGCCGTCGCCAAACCTTTAATACCGCGATTGCATCTGTGATGGAGTTAATGAATAAATTAACTAAAACGGCAACAAAAACTGAGCAGGATCGTGCTATTTTACAAGAAGCACTGCTTGCCATTACTAAATTGCTGGCCCCTATTACGCCGCATATCTGCGCAGAATTATTTGAAGTATTAGGTCAAACTGAAGAGATATTAAATGCACCTTGGCCCACTGTTGACGAAAGTGCCTTAGTTGAAGATTCAAAGCTTATTGTCGTGCAGGTAAACGGTAAATTACGGGCTAAATTGACCGTTGCCGCTGACGCACAACAGGAAACGGTTCAGGCAATTGCGATGGAAAATGAAAATGTGAGTAAATTTACCGATGGGAAAACCATTCGTAAAATCATTTTTGTTCCGGGGAAATTATTGAATATAGTGGCTAACTAA
- a CDS encoding diguanylate cyclase domain-containing protein, with the protein MKPQIKGYFKKQKSCHYLNFKQVKSHAKAATKKLRNRVKEISKRRLELVRQSDIVARLGGNEFVLVLNNSKIKDETLQVAERIISVINKPVELSGSTLQIGASVWILMFPDDGIKSMDLIEKAD; encoded by the coding sequence TTGAAACCGCAGATAAAAGGTTATTTTAAAAAACAAAAATCATGTCACTATTTGAATTTCAAGCAAGTAAAATCTCATGCCAAAGCCGCAACAAAAAAATTACGAAATAGAGTCAAAGAGATCTCGAAAAGACGGTTGGAATTAGTACGCCAGTCAGATATCGTCGCCCGTTTAGGGGGAAATGAATTTGTTTTAGTTCTGAATAACTCCAAAATAAAAGATGAAACTTTGCAGGTGGCAGAGCGAATTATAAGCGTGATTAATAAGCCTGTTGAACTGTCTGGTAGCACGCTTCAAATAGGCGCATCGGTTTGGATTTTAATGTTCCCCGATGATGGCATAAAGTCGATGGATTTAATTGAAAAAGCAGATTAA